AATGTTCCTCATATGCATATATCTGCtcattcaaaaaattaaagaaaatgactCCAGACCagttattctaaatttttttaagcaATCCTTGCATTAAGGAAATTGAGTTTGCAATGTAAACGTTAAATCAGGTATCCACTTTCCAGacaaatatcataaaaacaaaaatgtGCTTCTGAAATTTTCAAGGGGGAGAAGGCTTCTAGGATTTGAACACCTGACCTCTACATTACAAGCCAGTCACACGCATATGTTTCAGAACTTCTTTTATCAATAACCATATTAATATTCCTGTTATATAGATGACATGAATAACAATTAGGGGGATAAGCTGAAGCATACCAAATCTGCAAGATTGCCAACACATTCTCCCTTAGCAGTGACATCCCCAATGTTTTCTCCTTTAGCAAAGGCTTTGTAAATTGGTGTCCGAGTTGATGTAGATGTTACAGCTGCAACATTCTAAAATTAAGCAACAAAGAATATAAGACTGCAGAATCGGCTCAAAATGCATATAAttgcaataaaaatatttatagaaaCAAGTGAATGAATAAATGAGTAAACCTTTGCCACGTTAGCAGCACAAGCCAAAGGAAGAAAAAGGTGTGGGACAGCTGCAGTTGCTAACTCCACCCCAGCACCCAATTCCATGAGAAGATCACCTGCAAACCGCATCTGCAATGCATTGGTAGTCAGGAAGGTTTGAGCAAGGACTGACAGCTCAAGAGGCCAAAAGTTATACTAACTGTACCTGCTTTAGATCATAATCAAATTTCTTTCCTTGACGTGCAAAAAGCATTTTCCCAACACGACCAGCACCATCCTGCAAATAAAGATAACATTTTTTCGGTTTTCAGTTTGTTTGGAATTTTGAATGGGTTACAATAAGGGATAGGAAGGAAAAATGGAATGAACGAGAGAAAtctcttatttatatttaatattataatggaGAGGAAAATAAAGCGGAATTAATTATGCCTAGAAGCACATTTTGCTTCGCTTCACAATTGAGGAGATAAGCATTATCCCCTTTCATGATTCAtaagaaatttttaataatactatTTTTCCGAGGTATTCCAAATTTCCAAACTATCCACTGAGACAACAGTAGAACCCAATCACTGCTGCTTTTTTGTTTGCATTATACATTCCGTGTTCCTTTTTGAAGCTAGTCTGCAGTATTGGCCAGTGGCCATGCCATACACCCAACCAAGGGGAACCTTTCTACTCTTTTCTATCTTATTTGCATGTAAAAGTAATAGATATAGTTTTGAATTACCTGAACCATTACTTCTCATAATTAGGCTATTATTTGCATTAATGGGTCTGAATTGAAGTTATTTGTAGAAACCTTCTCTTTTGTTCCCATGAACCCTAACATGTTACGTTGCCTTGTATATCATGGTAGATGGTTCAGAACTCGGAACAGaaattagtaataaaatttGACATTTCAGAAAAGTAAGTTCAGTATTTATTTTTGGATAAGGATTTAGTGTAGATAATTATCATCTTtctcttgctttttctttttcagtaACCAACCAATGTGGGGCATATGAAATCCTTTGCTTTCCTGTTGTATAAAGGCTATTGTTTCCTTTCTAATACAACTAAAACTGTCGAGCATAATGTTTAAGTCTGATATTCACACTAAAATCTCAGTGTCATCATCAGAAATCAACATATGATAAACTGCGATAAATTTGAGCACTAAGACAATTCCTCTCTACACCTAAATATAGAGACTGGAAATGTCCCAACTGAATGCAGGTTCTGAAGtatataaaatcatgtgaacataatccaataaaaataattgcAAAAATCACATCAACCTACTCTGCAAGAAAGTGAAGATGTGATTGGTCCTACCTTGAGAATCCAATTGATAGCGACAGCACCAGAAATAGCTTTGCTTTCAGAGGCTCCAACAGAACTCAAAAGGGCTTTTGTGGTGAAAACACCCATTGCTCCACCAAAGAAATGCTACAACAATATGTAAATTCAAGCACAACAGAGTAATGAAGAAATACTGGAAGAAATCAAATCCAAGACAATCCACTATCAAAAATTTCAAACATGAGTCTGTTCTAGTTCATCAAGTCCTCCAAAACCAGCAATATCGTTCATTCAAATGAAGAGAATACCTTCAAAGCTCTCCAAGTCATGTATGGAACATATGATGGAGTCACACTATGGGGAAAACCTTCTGGCACGACATAGGTTCTTATAAAAGACATCATTTCCTGCAGCATGGTACATAAAATACACTCAGTGAACCTCACAGAGTTAAATTGGTCTAAGTGCTCTCTTGTTTATTCAATGCCAGCATACATAAGCAACTGTAAAAACATCGCAGAGAATAGAAATCCTACACAAAGCAATACACCATAATCATACATGTGCATTGCAGCCATGTCTCTGATCTTAAGTGATACTTCCTCTCAAAACACACACTAGGATCATTAATAATTAAACAAAGTGTTTGCTGGTTCTTCTGTAATCCTGTACAATATTCATACACGTGTATTTATCTTAATGCCAATTTGTCAATGTTGAATCATAATGGAATTTGCACATGATGCAAAAAACTAATTCCAATATAATTGATATccataaaatcaaattgaagaagaaaatatCTAAAATGTATTGAAAACCTGTAAACAGGAATCTAATTCAGTTCCATATCAACGAAATAAAGTACTGAGATGATTAAAAATGAAAGGATTCACTCTGAGCAGCAAAACCAGGGACTCGCATACAGTTCCAACTCTGATTAGTTTTGGATGAATAAAATACAAACCATTTTTCTTCCTCTTCAGAATAAAAATCCTAATcttaaatataattgaaaatgcCAATTTTCTATTTCATTTTCCTCCAACTCCTGAAAGAAAACACACAAATCCAATCACGTAACCACAATTATgctcaaaaattataaaacattaaaaaagctAAAATTAAGGATTTAAATGTGCTTtacacattaaaaaaataaattaaaaggaagaagaagaagaagaagaagaacaagatGCAAAGTGTTATACACAAAGCTaaaccaaaataataataatataatcaaataataagacCGAAATAGTGGTTGGATGAAATGACCTCAACAGGAGTTTGTGGCGTATGCAAGCTGACGGCGCGAATTGAATTCTTCTTATAACCTCCAAAACTGTCGTTTTCCGCCACGTACTTCCATCTCCGGCCATCAATTTCCTCGCAACAGATCAATCTCAAGCTAGAATCAATAAATTCATCTTCCACAAGCCCTAATCGCCTAGTATTATCCAATAAAGAAACAGATTGCGCCGGAGAAACAAACGAATAAGAAGTAGAACTAGGAGGAGGCTGAGACATTGCAGGAGAAGGAGAAGCGGGAGCAGAAGCCAAGTTGGCGCTAATACGCAGCGTTTCACGAACAAGGAGACGAGCCTCCTGTGACGACGGCGTGGAGGTAAGAGTTTGAGCCGTTGGATTGGGCGATTGCTTGATTTTAATGGGAGGCATGGTTATGGAAAATGGAAGCAGAGAGAAGAAAGATATGAGCGCGTgtggtttaatttatttttacgaGTGAGGAGAGCGCGAAGGTGGCGATGGTTTTATAGAGGACATGAAGAGCTTTGGGATTAACGAAGGAAGCATCCTTTTATAGCTGCCGCGAGGAAATAATGAGGCAGGTGGCCCACAACTACGAACGGAGAAACAGAGGTGGAGAGAGGGCTTGTTGTCTTTtactcttttcatttttttttctttttttgaagatagagagagagattcACTTGCAGGAATCAAGGCTGAAAAGCAGAGTAGGAGAAAGTTGGAATCTGCTAAGGTGTGTTTGGCTTTCAAGCGTTATGGTAGGGA
This region of Manihot esculenta cultivar AM560-2 chromosome 10, M.esculenta_v8, whole genome shotgun sequence genomic DNA includes:
- the LOC110625088 gene encoding protein root UVB sensitive 6 isoform X1: MPPIKIKQSPNPTAQTLTSTPSSQEARLLVRETLRISANLASAPASPSPAMSQPPPSSTSYSFVSPAQSVSLLDNTRRLGLVEDEFIDSSLRLICCEEIDGRRWKYVAENDSFGGYKKNSIRAVSLHTPQTPVEEMMSFIRTYVVPEGFPHSVTPSYVPYMTWRALKHFFGGAMGVFTTKALLSSVGASESKAISGAVAINWILKDGAGRVGKMLFARQGKKFDYDLKQMRFAGDLLMELGAGVELATAAVPHLFLPLACAANVAKNVAAVTSTSTRTPIYKAFAKGENIGDVTAKGECVGNLADLLGTGLSIMITKRNPSMVASFALLSCAYVFSSFQEVKSVVLHTLNRARFSVAVDSFLKTGRVPSLQEGNMKENIFSFPWLKERLVLGPRFKDAFQDPSAYLAIEPLFEKERYIVTYNPSKDQVYALLKDQAKPDDILKAAFHAHVLLHFIHLSIDSHSSSWKQRPVGHSNHILSANDLEARIADSCKMVSTLYGPFKSKAAEQGWRMSDSLLNPGRARIVETC